GGCAAATTTTGTTTCTGATTGGGGCGACTTGAGGGAGTGGTTCATGGATGCCGGGTGTGACGATCGAGCGGCAAACCTTCGCGACACACTGGCCGGCCATCGCTGGGCGAAAAAATGGTCGCTGATCAAATCAGCGTGGCCACGAAGTTCACGTTGGTTCCTTCGTGAAGCGTTGGCTGATTCCCAGGGCGATTTGCGAAGCTTGGTGAAGGGGCGATTGAAGATATCTTTCGAGGAACCACTGAGCGATGCATCTACCCCAGGGTTCATCGCAGGGAACTTTCTACCGGTCTCACCGGGCATCTCCACCATGTTGTCGATCCGCGAACCGTCACGATCACCTACCCGTTCACCGACATACTCTTCATGATCATTTGTGCGGTGATTGCCGGCGCCCATGACTTCGTCGCAATGGCTCACATTGCCAACACGAAGAAGGAGTGGTTTGAGATGTCTCTCAACATGACTTCAGGAGTTCCTTCGTACGATCGATTCAACTCGATCCTGAAGTACGTCAAGCCCGAAGAATTTTAGCGCAGTTTGCTTGGTTGACTGAGTTGCACGAAATCACTGACCGCCGAGTCGGTGATCCGGTGCACGTCGGTGAGCCATGACGCCACAACCGGTTCAAGCTCATCAAGTTCAATCGCGGGGGTATGGCATTGAAACGTTCGTGCGGACGAAGGTCATATCGCATGTTCAAAAACTTGGCGAACCATTCGCTCCTTGTGTTTGCACGCTTAGCGACCGAAACGAAATCGTCCGCTCCGGCGCTGGCTTCACAGATCATCATCGACAGTCAATCGACAAATCGGTTCATCGCG
The DNA window shown above is from Crateriforma spongiae and carries:
- a CDS encoding transposase family protein, yielding MYPRVHRRELSTGLTGHLHHVVDPRTVTITYPFTDILFMIICAVIAGAHDFVAMAHIANTKKEWFEMSLNMTSGVPSYDRFNSILKYVKPEEF